The window CAGCGTCTCAATGCGGGATACCGCGGCGGCATTGCCGCGCGAGCGCGCCCGCTGGGCGGCGGTCCAGCCCGCATTCAGCCGGTCGGCGGAGGTCACCGCCAGCACGCCCACGTCACGGCGGTCTTCGGCAATCATGCCCGCGGCCTTGATTGCCTCGGGCGCCACCGCGCCCTGGTAGGCAATCACCACCTCGCAGTTCGGCCCCGGCGGACGCAGCCAGTAGCCGCCATCGATGGTGCCCTGGCCGAAGGTGTCATCCACCCGCTTGCCGGGCTGTTCCACCGGGTTGGTGGTGAGCCGCAGATAGACCGAGCCGCCGGTCTCATCCCTGAGCCAGGTGCGCTCGTCCGGGTCGCCCTCGCCATCGCGCTGCACATAGTCGAAGGCCCATTGCAGGATCACCGCCAGCTCATCGGCAAAGGCCGGTTCAAATGCCGCCAGCCCATCCTGGCTCATGCCGATCAGCGGCGTGCCGATGGACTGGTGCGCGCCGCCTTCGGGGGCCAGGGTGACGCCCGACGGGGTGCCCGCCAGGATGAACCGCGCGTCCTGATAACAGGCGTAGTTCAGCGCATCGAGGCCGCGGCTGACAAACGGGTCATAGACGGTGCCGATGGGAATCAGCCGCTTGCCGAACAGCGAATGCGACAGGCCCGCCGCACCCAAGAGCAGCATCAGGTTCATCTCGGCGATGCCCAGTTCGATATGCTGGCCCTCGGGCGTGAACTCCCATTTCGCGGTGGAGGGGATGCGGTGCTCGATAAAGGCGTCGGCCTGGGTAGTGCGGGAGAACAGCTTGCGCCGGTTCACCCAAGGCCCCAGGCTGGTGGTACCGGTCACATCGGGCGAGGTGGTGACGATGCGGTCCGCCAGTTCGCTGCTGCCCTTCGACAGATCGTCGAGGATCCTGCCAAACGCCATCTGGGTTGAAATCTCGCGGCCGGTGGCGGCGGTAATTTCCGGCACCGGCAGCCGGGCATCTGCATAACGGCGGGTGCCCTTGGCAAAGAACGGCACCCCAGACAGGAATTTGTGCAGGGCTTCCGGGTCCTGCACGGTGGCGAAGGGCTCCCACTCCTGCCCCTCGGGCACGTTCATATGGGCCTGCCACCTGGCAAACTGGGTGGCATTCATCAACCCGCCGTGGTTGTCCTTGTGGCCCGCAATCGGCGTGCCCCAGCCCTTGACCGTGTAGGCGAGCAAACAGACCGGGCGGTCGTGGTCGATGGCGGCAAAGGTTTCGGCCATCGTCTCGACGCAGTTGCCGCCGAGGTTTTCCATCAGCGCCGCCAGTTCGGCGTCGCTGCGCCGTTCGATCAGGGCGGTGGCGTCGCCCTGATCGCCAAGGTCGTCCAGCAGCCTCTGGCGCCAGACCGCGCCGCCCATAAAGGTGAGGGCGGAATATTCCTGGTTCGGGCAGGCGTCGATCCAGCCGCGCAGCTTATCGCCGCCCGGCTCGGCAAAGGCGGCGCGTTGCAGCACGCCGTATTTCGCCCGCACTACATCCCAGCCGAAGGCACCAAAGATCTTCTCGATCCGCTCGAACAGGCCTTCGCGGACGATGCCGTCCAGCGACTGGCGGTTGTAGTCGATGATCCACCAGCAATTGCGCAGATCGTTCTTCCAGCCTTCCTGCAGGGCTTCGTAAATGTTGCCCTCGTCCAGTTCGGCGTCGCCGACGAGGGCGACCATGCGGCCCATCGGGGCATCGGCGCCCCAGCTTTTGGCCTTGATGTAATCCTGCACCAGCGAGGCGAAGGAGGTGATCGCCACGCCAAGCCCGACAGAGCCGGTGGAGAAATCCACGTCGCAGGTGTCCTTGGTGCGGCTGGGATAGCTTTGCACCCCGCCGAAGCCGCGGAAGTTCTCCATCTTCTCGCGGGTCTGGTTGCCCATCAGGTATTGCAGGGCGTGAAAGACCGGCGCGGCATGGGGTTTCACCGCCACCCGGTCCTCGGGCCGCAGGGCGGAGAAGTAGAGCGCCGTCATGATCGACACCATCGAGGCCGAGGACGCCTGATGCCCGCCCACCTTGATGCCGTCCGCCTTGGGCCGGATGTGGTTGGCGTGATGGACCATCCAGTGCGACAGCCACAAGAGCCGCTGTTCAATGGTCTTGAGATGATGCGTCTTCGAGGTCATGTCAGTCTCCCTTTGCGCAAGACTAGGCTTTTCTTCGCGGCTGCAGGCGCTAATTTCAGTGCTGTTTGACAGGTTTTGCGCAGGAATCCGGCGCCGATACCCGATTGCTTGAAGGAAACCGCCCCAGATGAGCGATTTACTGGATGATACAGACCGCCGTATTCTTGCCGGGCTTCAGGCTGACGGCCGGCTCTCCCACCAGGAGCTGAGCGACCGTGTCGGCCTGTCGCCCTCTCCCTGCGCCCGCCGGATCAAAAAGCTGGAGGCCGAGGGCTTCATCACCGGCTACAGCGCGCGCATCGACGAGGCCAAGCTGGGCTTCACCTTCAGCGTCTTTGTTTCGGTGCGGCTGGACCAGCAGATCGACGACCGGCTGGTCTCCTTCGAAAGCCAGGTGAAGCTCTGCCCCGAGGTGGTGGACTGCTGGCTGATGACCGGCAATTTCGACTACCTGCTGCGGGTGGCGGTGCGGGACCTGCATGAGTTCGAGCACTTTCTGACCGGCCGCCTGACCAAGATACCGGGCGTTGCTTCGCTGGAATCCTCGATCCCGATCCGCCGGGTCAAGGACCAGGCCGCGCGCCTGTACTGACAGAGCGCGGCCAAGGATCCTCAGGCCGCTTGCGAAGCTTCCGGGCCAGGCAGCGCCTGCTCCAGGTCGGCGATGATGTCTGCGGCGTCCTCCAGCCCGACCGACAGGCGGATCAGCCCGTCGCTGATGCCGTGTTCGGCGCGCTCCTCGGGGGTGTAGGTCGAATGGGTCATCGACGCCGGGTGCTGGATCAGGGTTTCGGCGTCGCCCAAAGACACCGCGCGCTGGATCATCTGCAGGCGGTTCATGAAGGCAATGCCGCCCGCCAGGCCGCCCTTGGCCTCAAAGGCGATCATGGCGCCGGGCTGGTCCATCTGGCGCTCGGCGATGCCGTGCTGGGCAAAGCTGTCAAGGCCCGGGAAAGACACCGCGCCGACGGCCGGATGCGCTTCCAGATAGGCGGCGACGGTGCGGGCGGTGGCGCAATGGCGGTCCATCCGCAGGTTCAGGGTCTTCAGCCCGCGCAGGATCAGCATCGCGTTGAAAGGCGCCATCACCGCGCCGGTCATGTCCTTCATGCCGACGAGGCGGATGTCGGCGATCTGTTCGGCGGTGCCGACGGCCAGACCGGCCACCACATCGCCATGGCCGCCGAGGTATTTGGTGGCGGAGTGCAGCACGATGTCGGCGCCGTGTTCGATCGGGCGGGTCAGATAGGGGGTGGCATAGGTGTTGTCGACCACCACCGTGGCGCCGGCGGCATGGGCGATTTCAGCAGTGGCGGCAATGTCGACCAGCCGCATGTTGGGGTTGGCCGGAGTCTCGAAATAGACCACGCGGGTCTTGTCCGACACCGCCGCGCGCAGGTTCTCCGGGTCGGTCATGTCGACATGGGTGATGGTGACGCCCCATTTCGCCAGTCCGTGGCGCATGAAGGCAAAGGTGCAGCCGTAAAGCGTCTTGTCGACGATGACCTCATCGCCCGGCGACAGCAGCGTCCACAGCACCGCGGTGATCGCGCCCATGCCGCTGGACAGGGCGAGGCCCGCCTCGGCGCCTTCCAGCACCGCGATGCGCTGTTCCAGCAGATCGCAGGTGGGGTTGGAGATGCGGCTGTAGATATGGCCCGCGCGCTCGCCCGCAAACATCTCGCCGCCGGCTTCGGCGGTCTCGAATGTGAAGGTCGACGTCAGATGCAGCGGCGGCGTCAGCGCGCCCTCGTTCTGTTGCGGGTCATAGGCGTGGTGAATGGCGCGGGTGGCAAATCCTGCGGAACGTTTCATGGCAAGCTCCTTATACCTGTTGCCGCCATTTTACGCTTGATCGCGGGGCAACGGATTGCAAATCATGCCAGTCTGAGAGTATATTTTGGCAGAATATGCCAAAACGGGACGCCCATGGACAGCAAGGACAGACAGATCATCCGCGCCCTGCAGCGCGACGGGCGGATGACCAACCAGGATCTGGCCGAGGCGGTGAACCTGTCGCCCTCGCCCTGCCTGCGCCGGGTCCGCAACCTGGAGACCGCCGGGGTGATCCGCGGCTACAGCGCCGATGTGGACGCCGCCGCCTATGGCATGGCGATCACCGTCTTTGTGCGCA of the Leisingera thetidis genome contains:
- a CDS encoding 1-deoxy-D-xylulose-5-phosphate synthase N-terminal domain-containing protein; the protein is MTSKTHHLKTIEQRLLWLSHWMVHHANHIRPKADGIKVGGHQASSASMVSIMTALYFSALRPEDRVAVKPHAAPVFHALQYLMGNQTREKMENFRGFGGVQSYPSRTKDTCDVDFSTGSVGLGVAITSFASLVQDYIKAKSWGADAPMGRMVALVGDAELDEGNIYEALQEGWKNDLRNCWWIIDYNRQSLDGIVREGLFERIEKIFGAFGWDVVRAKYGVLQRAAFAEPGGDKLRGWIDACPNQEYSALTFMGGAVWRQRLLDDLGDQGDATALIERRSDAELAALMENLGGNCVETMAETFAAIDHDRPVCLLAYTVKGWGTPIAGHKDNHGGLMNATQFARWQAHMNVPEGQEWEPFATVQDPEALHKFLSGVPFFAKGTRRYADARLPVPEITAATGREISTQMAFGRILDDLSKGSSELADRIVTTSPDVTGTTSLGPWVNRRKLFSRTTQADAFIEHRIPSTAKWEFTPEGQHIELGIAEMNLMLLLGAAGLSHSLFGKRLIPIGTVYDPFVSRGLDALNYACYQDARFILAGTPSGVTLAPEGGAHQSIGTPLIGMSQDGLAAFEPAFADELAVILQWAFDYVQRDGEGDPDERTWLRDETGGSVYLRLTTNPVEQPGKRVDDTFGQGTIDGGYWLRPPGPNCEVVIAYQGAVAPEAIKAAGMIAEDRRDVGVLAVTSADRLNAGWTAAQRARSRGNAAAVSRIETLMQDLPPHCRIITVIDGHPATLAWLGGVAGHRTIPLGVEHFGQTGTIGDLYRHHGIDAAAIVEKVNGLTAGKQAARGAFAALVRS
- a CDS encoding methionine gamma-lyase, coding for MKRSAGFATRAIHHAYDPQQNEGALTPPLHLTSTFTFETAEAGGEMFAGERAGHIYSRISNPTCDLLEQRIAVLEGAEAGLALSSGMGAITAVLWTLLSPGDEVIVDKTLYGCTFAFMRHGLAKWGVTITHVDMTDPENLRAAVSDKTRVVYFETPANPNMRLVDIAATAEIAHAAGATVVVDNTYATPYLTRPIEHGADIVLHSATKYLGGHGDVVAGLAVGTAEQIADIRLVGMKDMTGAVMAPFNAMLILRGLKTLNLRMDRHCATARTVAAYLEAHPAVGAVSFPGLDSFAQHGIAERQMDQPGAMIAFEAKGGLAGGIAFMNRLQMIQRAVSLGDAETLIQHPASMTHSTYTPEERAEHGISDGLIRLSVGLEDAADIIADLEQALPGPEASQAA
- a CDS encoding Lrp/AsnC family transcriptional regulator → MSDLLDDTDRRILAGLQADGRLSHQELSDRVGLSPSPCARRIKKLEAEGFITGYSARIDEAKLGFTFSVFVSVRLDQQIDDRLVSFESQVKLCPEVVDCWLMTGNFDYLLRVAVRDLHEFEHFLTGRLTKIPGVASLESSIPIRRVKDQAARLY